DNA sequence from the Parambassis ranga chromosome 1, fParRan2.1, whole genome shotgun sequence genome:
CAGTATGCTACCACAATGCTAAAGATCATCGATACAACTTTTTGTTTGAGTCCTCTCCTTCGGGCAACGCGGCTGCTTCCTCCTAACCTCGCCTCTGCAGCCCAGTAGCGCCTAGCTAGACCCACATACAACCCAACAATTATCAATCCAGGGACTAAAACACTTGTGAAAAACAGGACAGTGATATAAGTCTTGAAGGCATCAGGGGTCCAAGTAGGGAAGCAGATTCTTTTAACCAAACCAGCCATTGTGGGTTTGCCCTCCCTGAGTCTGATCATCACCATCATGGGGAGCGTCAGCACGAAAGCTAACCCCCAGATAATCCCTGCAGATATTCGGCGGTTGCGGGACGAGGATCTGTGCGCGCTGAAGGGCCTGGCAACAGCACGGTAACGTTCCAGACTCATGGCGACCAAAATGAAGACACTGGCGTGCATGGTGAGGAGGTCAAGGCTCAGCAGCATGCGACAGCCAGTCTCACCGAACAGCCAGTCGTGGGCAAAGTAGGTGCAAACAACAAAGGGAATGGTGGAGAGGTAGAGCAGGTCAGCCAAAGCCAGATTAATGATGTAAACGTACATGGAACCCGTTCGGCGCAAAGCGGCTGAGCGTGTGATGATGAGTGTGTACGTGTTGCCTGCCACACCCATGGCACACATGATCATCAATGTTGCACCAAGCAGGGATGTTACCCACAGGCCTCCACTGCCTCCAGCAGTGCCCCCATTCCCCTGGGATCCTCCATTACCAGCGTCTGGGCTCACACCAAGTCCCAGCTGGGGCGTGATGGTGACATTAAGAGTACAGTTCATCGCAGATTCATAGATCAATCCTCAGGCTCTTCAGTGTAGGAGCCTGGTGATTGGCTCCTGAAGGTGTATAGTCTGTACTAACATATTACAGGTTGAGGTGAAATACAGGAAGAAGATGTTTCTGAGAATATATCCCAAACAATCCAAATGAAAAGTTAACTTGCCTGTCAGTAGGTACAAGTGCAGGGGGGAGCAGCTGCAAAACTAACAGTGCTAAAGCCTCCAGCAAAGATTTAAGCCAAAACATGTCACACATGAGAGATGTCCTCAGTTACAGAGTGCAGGGTTCACTCTCTGTTGGCCTGAGGGCTGCAGTAGATCTGACAGGGGGGGGAtcatctgagagcagcagagaggtgcaCTGCCTTTCAACCGGACAACCTGTGCTCAAAGTCTGTGATACTGAGCTCTTGCAGTGCAGAATTCGAAATCAAACACAATGCAAATGTTCCGGATTCAGTGCTTGAATTCTCCTGGGAGTTTTCCTATGGGGAGGAGACAATTATTATGTCCATTCCAACATGGCAAGGGGAGGAAAATAGATTCCTCAAATATTTGTTTAACTTCTTCTCTTGGTTGTAAAAAGTCCTCGTCCTTCTAGATTTCCTTCCTAATGTAGGCTCTCCAAGTGTAAAAGTCCTTTGTTTTATCCAGATCATTCACGATGCTCCCTCCTCTATGCCTGATAAACCCTCAGTTTCCTCTTGAGCACAATTTACCTCCaggttttgtgtctttgttcttTGGAGTTGTCTTAGagtcctctcctccctctttctcaccAGGGTGATAAACTAGCACAGGCCTATAGATTTATGTGGTATTCCTCTTGGGCCTCAACCTGCTGTCTCTGAGCACCAAGGTGCAGTTTTAGACACCCAGAAATTGCTGGCAGAGGTAACtttctgcaacacacacagtaaacacacagaagatGGGGACAttcttacaaaataaaaagagattTAGTATGATATTTATAGATCTTAATGAAAGATGTAAATATCTGGATTCAAATTCTTACAGTGGACAACATTtggttaaaatgttttattaattttataTGCTGTCAGTCGCCCATGATCAAGCATAGAAATacattgaataaaatatatttgCTTCAACCACTAAAAAAGTACCAAGAAAAATCTTACAATAAGTTCAATTTTGATtacaattatttaaaaaaagaaaaaaaaattgcgGGGCATTTTTTTGCCACATGGAGGTGCTGTTACCTCATTCAATGGCTTTTAGTGTTTTCAGCACATGTGCTTAAAAATGCATTGTTATTCAGCTGAACTCAACTTAAGAGACTACTCTACTACTGCTTGGAAGAAACTATAACTTTACACCTGGAGCCCATTATACTAGAGTAAAAATATATTAACTACACTCAACCCCGTGAATGTGAATGGATTTTTCTGTACCTTTTTGATCCATCCATCTGGATGACAAGGCAGTTAAAGCCATCATGATATCATGACTATTTtcatttgtgctttttttccccactatGACAAAAGTATTTTGTTATATTTGACCACCTGCACCTCATTAGATTTGTCCAATCCAAAACCTTCACAAGTCACACAAAgagatgtttttctgtgtcaaaGCAATTTAAAGTACCATAACTTACATAAAATGGAAGAATAAGAAAGCTAAATAACAGCTACATGTGGAATGGTGTCAGAGAATATGCCAGTTTGTGAcactaaaaaaatacaatgcTAATAGTGTGATCGAGCTGTTGTAACAAACAGATCAAGCACATAGTTCAGTGCTATGGCCTGTAATAGTTGCATCTGATGCACCACACACAACCTCCATATCAGCTAACCTTAGCTTGTACAGGCTAAAAGCGCACATCATCAGTTCATCATGTTCATAATGTTTCAATGTTACCTCTGTACATGTAGCTTTGTGTAGTATGATTCACTgtataataaatacaattttacaacagtattttttttgtcacccAGACTAGTTTCAGATAGAATTTAAGTAATTGAACTAACTGAAAAAATGAGTCATAAAGAAAGACAAGTTCTGTTCAGAGTAATCAAAGCCAAATCTGTCACCAAATACAAGCTAATTCTTACATTATGACTCTTTCTAATTTGACTtgttttaaacagttttttaaagttttaaactCATGACATCccagtttttgtcattttgttttgtcagcCATCTCCGGTGCAACCATAGTAGTGATGAAGGTCAGAGTTCAGGTCAGTGGCAGAACTGATGAGGTGAGGAAACGGAAATGGTCCCACAAGCATTTGATCCATTAATGCCTGCGCTTAAAGAAGGCCTccacttaaaaacacacaaaagtccAGAGTTAGAACGTACGACCTATTAACCATGCAACAAAAGGTGAAACCCATTAAAAAGCTAATTATCTAATCAATATTTAAATACTTACTTGCGTACTCCTGAGGGGACATCTGAGCATTCAAGACATTGTTGAAGTGTTTCAGCCAGTCTTGCTGGTCGCTCTCTGTCTCGCACGTAAACAGGAAGCAGCGATCAGGTGTTTCTATGGTGATGCCGTGTTGCCAGGCGCCATTGCAGTGGTTGCCTGCAGGTAAGCCAGGCGAGGCGTTGTAACCATGGTCCCTGTTCCCCAAGAAGACTTCACCTTTGGCAAAGGCGTCcttcagacagagagcaggaaagaaTAAGAGGTCACCTACAAGAGTTCAGTTCACAAGTAAAATAATTGCGTTGTAGTTCAAatcttttaataataaaactgACAGAAAGTCCTTAAGAAAGTCAGAGTCAGAGAAGCACGAGCTTTGCTGCTTTTTCTCAAGAACACTACTGCATGAAGATCAGTAATTACTGCCTCCAGGACTGGGCTAGTTTGTTGAGTTACCTTTTGGTGAGACCTTGTGACCCAGCATACCATACCACAGAAAATGGCACTGGTCTGATCTAATATGTCAGATGGTTTGAAACACAGAACCAACGAACAAGTCACCAggtctgtctgtatgttaaCATAGACCATTATCACACCAAAAATGAGGATGCTGATCGGTCCTAACTGTGGTCCAGTCACAAATGCCCATGATGATGCCTGGCAAGATATGATTTTTGTGATCTAGCTGCATAGCAAGGTAAGCACAGACATGGTGCTACACATGTGGAAGGTCTGGAGTATCTGGAGAACGAAGAGTCAGAACTATACTTGTAGTTTCTAACAATAAAAACCTCCACCAGCAGACATACTGGTcccttttatacacacacagcacttttGATGCAGCCTCTGGGTACACAGCCAGTATAAATGCATGGCAAGTTATCTTCCATGTCTCCATTTTGTCTAAAGGCTGAAAATACTCCCTGTTTTAAATAGAAACAACTGTTGTTCTATCAATCCTGACCTAACGGGTTGTGATGTAACCATAATGTATATGTAAACGTAAGGGTTGCGTCCTTTTAAGAATGTTGTCTATAGAGGCGTGTCCAAGGACCACAAATGTTGAGTCCCATGTTAATGGAAAATTCCCTTTTTATACTTTTCTTTACGCTGCTTCTTATTTAGCAGGGGAACAAATGTCTTGCTGTGTTGTaaacaaaaatgtgaaaattaaCACGTACAGAGTGAAACAGTGTGTACACAGCATGTAACATGCATAATTTAGTCATTATGTGATTGCATGACACTGCTTTGAGCTGCCTCCTCCACACATCCCCACTCTgcacttcctctttcttttatCCTCCACTTTTCCTCGTCCAGCACTCTCGGGGGAAGTTGGACACTACTGTCACTCTACACCTATAGTTATTGCACCTCCCTACTGAAGCATTACATCAGCAACAATACTAAGCTAATCTCTCTTAGCTAAGCTTTTATAATAACCACTGCAATAAGAAACCCTTCTATTCATTCATCTTTAACGTCTCTCCTACTTTTCTGTAGTGCAGGCTAGCATTTCACTTTACTCTGTGGCCCTACTGTGAGGTCATAAcgacaacaacacaaataatgTCATCAGTATAATTAAGTTATGCTGGGAATGAAAGTACCCCTTCACCCCACTAAGTAATGACTTTATATTCCCAACATTGCCTGCTTAATCACATTTGCTTGGTGAAAAAACCTCCACCCCCCACTCTCCATGCTGCTCATTTATATCTTTATAGAGCACGAGAATGTCGTCAAGGCACCTTTGTACTTCCCACGTGGCAGTTGGTGGTTGAGAAATTAAACCCTATACAGGCGCCCCGACTACACGGAGGTCTTTGATGTGCGTAGATGTTTGCGTGGGTGTGATACATGGCATACCAGCGGATCTTTGAAGTACATGAGTCGTCTGTGGTCCAGCGTGAACCAGCGTTTCTTGAAACCTTCCGTTTGCTGCGAAGACAAAAAAGGAGTCGCAGTCAGACAAGAGGCGGGTCAGACAGAAGGAAACACCACAGTGATacaaagcagcagtgtgatTATTATCAGAGGAGCTGTCTGTCTTGTTCTAAATTAGAAAAAGTGATTCATAGTCTGCTACTAAGTTCCTGATACTTTACTTTGAGGCTGTCACTTGTCCTGTTAGTCCACAAATGTTCCCAGGATTCAAACTGATGTCTTCAAATGTATTCAATAATATAATTTCCACTTAATTTCACCTTTTATAATATTTTCAAGTTGTTTAGGGACCactaaaaacttaaaaaaaactattatcaatgtgtttatattattgATCTGTATCAGCAGACAGATCATTGGTGTGTTACTTCTATAAATCATTATACAGAATATCTACAATGAATGGAGCAGCTCAGCAGGTGTATTGATGATAAGTTGTTAGCTGGAAATAGAATGCTGGAACAGCACCTGATAGTATAAAATGGCATAACCAACACAAGGTCAGTCTTGACAGCCAAGTTCCTCATACCATAGAATGAGATGAGACCATATTGATGTTGATGTTaagacatttcattttttagAGGTTTGTTCTGGTTTATCTGGAAATGTTgttacactaccgttcaaaagtttggagatgaagataacattaaagtaacagacatacagtctagacattgttaatgtggtaaatgactattctagttagaaaaggctgacaCCCATCATCTTGCATATATATCTTGCGtatactatatatatgtataaagaAGCCACTATATCAATCTAAATATTGTGTGAAAAAAACTGCTACATGAGCAGCAGGCAGAGCTGAAAGGAATGAGGTTTAGTAGTTTAGAAATAacaagggcagcagtggctcagtggtaaaGCAGGGTCCTAGTCATTGACTGATGTATCTGCTGTTCTCTGATTTGTTATAGGAGCATGGGACGATTATTTTGATCATATTAGCAGCCTCTTTTCACTGCTTTGTCAAGAATACTTTCCTTTATAATGAAACATGTAGAGCAGCCTTGTATtgtttctgtgaaaaaaaacctgatgtgaGGCTCTCAGAAGTCATATAAAagattttcttctttgttgCCCGTCAGGCCCTTAACATTGTCAAATTAGTTTCCTTATGGCAGCCCACCGCATATGAATGTTTATTGCTTCCATAAGACTGATAttaaattaatcaattaatcaataTGCTGCTTTTCAAACAATTAACCATGGGTAACAAAGGATATCAAGGCATGAACAGGAAGAAGACAGCCTTCAGGAgtggagacagaggggagatgAAGAGGGCcaaggcagaggtgaaggagaagatcggagagggcaaggagagctccAGGAGGAAGCtagagagccaacttgcccagaacaacttgagggaggtatggagtggcatgcgaaccatcaccagctaggatctctgaccagctgatatATGGAGATCTgtaggaggccaaccagctgatcctgtttttcaacagaTTTGACAGGtctgatagtccactccctgacccccctccccctaaccccTCCTGTGATGCACTAATAACACCTGTCTgtaacaatgtacctcctcctcctccccctccctcgaaccacactaaccagtctCCCCTCACTAACATCACcttgccccccttaccccaccgtCCATTAACAATCCCCCAGCCTCCCTGCCCCTCTCCTCCaacagatctctctctctgctcttctgtgtccacagttactaTCActacagaagatgtgaggagggacttcagggaaaagctgcaggaccggatggactcagccccaaagtactcagggactgcgccacacagctgtgtggggtcttccagcacaacttctccctgagtctgagcatgatgactgtccctgccctgtggaagacaacatgccttgttcctgtgcccaagaccaaacatccaagcacacacagcgactacagaccagtcgCCTTGACTTCGATAGTGAGTAGCatgggggcaccccagggcacagtactgtctccattcctgttcacactctatacatcggacttcagacactgctcacagtcctgccaccggcaaaagttctcggatgactctgccattgggggctgtaccagcagaggtcaggagGCGGActacatgagtgtggtggacagcttcgtggagtggtgcggacaaaaccacctgcagctgaatgtcactaagacaaaagagctggtggtggacttcaggaagcaccagacattCCCAGACCCAGTCAGCATAAAAGgtacagctacaaataccttggtgtccacattgactgcaaactggactggtccacaaacgcagaggcaacatACCataagggacagagtcgcctgtatctcctaaggagactcaggtcctttaacatctgccagaccatgctgcagatgtttttccactcggtggtctccagcatcatcttctatgctgtagtgtgctggggcagcaggatgaagacggccgacaccaacagactcaacaagttcattaggaaggctggctcggtactgggagtggagctggagtctgtggtagaggtgacggagaggaggatactgaggaaactcctaagtattcgtaacaacgtgtctcaccccctgcatgacacactgctttctgtcctacaggagcacttatcttatctcttatcttacATATGAAAACCGGTAgacattttacactggtggaGCACTTCTAATATCGACTATGAGAGCAGGTAAAAGAAagtgaaacacagcagcttgaGGTCTTTTCAGAGCTGAGGACACTCAGGTCTCTGCGTCTCCGGCTGCTGCCAAATCGTCCCCATAAAGGTGTTTAGATATTCTCATTGTGGCGTGAAGGCTGTAAACTGACTTTTCCCTTCTTATTTCACCAGTTCACTCCTTCCACAAATATCTGTCATATGCGTGTGAAGTAAATGAATTATGACATCCATTTGGCAAATCAGCCCAACGCGGCAAGTTAGTGAGCTCTTTCATCTCCCAGCCTGACAGACGGAGATTAAACTGAGAGTCTGGATACAGAAGCAGTTGTGTCGACGAGGATCAGGTTGCTTGATGTTGCCTGTGTAGGTGTTTCTGATGTGTGACAACACCTGCATGCATAAACATATGCAAATATAAAAGAGTCAGTGTAGCCACGGATGCATTCACCGGTAGTATACATACAAAtgcctctttgtgtgtttgcataatcTGAACACATATCtgcttttttcctctgtgtgtgacactTGAGAATGAAGTCGATCCTCAGCTGCAGGCCCTTCATTTCCATGTCAGACAGACGGATGGACAGAGAGGCAAGCAGGTATAGCAGGTActctcagctgtcagtcagcctGTCAGGCAGAGGTTGGAGAACAGCCGCGCTGACAGCCAGGCTAGTTAGCCTCTTAGCTTGACTCCTGCTCaattaaaaaacagaagagtGAGAGCTAGGATCCCACAGGGGGGGGGGATTTGAGGAATGGACTGTATCACAAATGTTACATGAATTTTTGTAAATTACAGTGCAGGatttgtctccccctgctgggaAATTATAATAATTCTACGAACACTGTTGATACTAATAAACCTCTGACATTTAAGCCTAGTTTATACTGCTGCATCAAATCGATGGCGTAACCCCACAGATGCCCCAGCGTGTTGTTAACCCTTCAAACTTTTGCGTCACTGCACTGCATTGGTTTCTTGTGCAGTAGGGGTATTGTGAAAGTCTCTCGGTGATAATTTAGCTTTTTAGCTCTTCCTGTTTCAGTGAACAATGGCAACAGAGAGAGTGTATCTTATTGGAGTTggaggaaaacatttttttggaaTATCGTTTTCGTCCATAATCATGTCCACAGTCAACaacaatttttttaaaaaaaaatggcagcaaagGAGCGCCTAGAACAAAATAGCGTATGTTGCCAACCaagccaaccaatcacagcgcACGTGGTTAATGAGAATAAACATATAGTAATGTGAATGGACTGACTCTCCAGACTAGTACAAGCAGACAGAAGCAAAATCACATTACACAGTTggactgctttaaaaaaaactgccttCAGATTTTCAAAGTGACCATGGCAACACTCTTTCACCAGAATATCCTAAAATTGTGCATACATTAAACTCTTCTTAGCTTTTGTTTTGCTGCGCTAACTCAGACACCCTGGGGTGATCTTAATACACTGACATTTGTGGTTTATGGAAATGTAAACGTCTGTTTGATACTGCTGCACTGGGAGGCACACAGAAGGAAATGAAGAGGTGGAACATTTAGCCAAGTGGGAgggaaataaaaacagcaaatataaGTTGAGTATACTTGCCCTGGGACCTGTCTTTTCCATGTATCCCTCCTTGAGAAAGTTCCGTGTAAGTTTGGGTACCAGCTAATAAGAAAAATCAAGTTTGTGCCCCATTGTTAGTGTCTTACAAGAACACATATCACAAACATGAATGCACATGATGCGTAGGTGGGTGTTTGAGAGTGTGTATGCTCACCTCAGCATCGGTTGCCACGGGAAACGCCACCTTTAGATAGTGCAGCTGAACTGCACGAATCGAATTAAACCAGTCTACGATCTCCTAATGACACACAGGTTATAAATCAGAGAGTGCAAGACTTATGGGAATCATTTTTTAATCATGATTCCACATACAATTCTATTTGGTTGTTCAGTCCCCACATACAAAACTGCAGGAAGACACTGAACCACAAGTGAGAATGAGAATCAATGTGAAGGGTAACATGTCCTTGAAAGTGTGGCTGGTGCAAAGGTTGGTTTAGCTGCCTACTGAGATTATTTTTTGACTGTACTCCAGAGTCCATCATGTCAGACCCCTACAAATAAATCCTCGACCTGCTCACAACAGTGAGCTGCGCCATATTTCAATGTGCTTACAAATGACACAGCATGTGATGGATGTGGTTCTCGAATGTCATCTCCTAATGGATTCCATCAGGTAGCAAAAAGTGGTACAGATGGTCTTGAAAAGGTTTGAAGACTCGCCCACACCCGCTACCAGCCGGGCAGTGACCACAGGTTTGTCTTTTAATGTGATAGATGATATATGTGATGTGGATGCTGCAATCTGCTGTTAAACTACTAACGGTTAAGACTAAAGTACTTCAGAGCAGTAAAATAATCAGATTgacttgtgttattgttttgttgtgtatcGATTGCATGCACTGATCACATACCTTGCCTCTGTCGTGATAGAGGAAGATGTTGCGTGTACTGTAGTCCTTGAGGTAGGTGATCTGTAGTCCGTTGGGGTTTCCTATCTTCTCTGGCTGGAAGGTTGCATTGATAGTGTCCACTTTGATCACTGCTTTGGGCTCCTTAGCCTGCACAAAAGAAGTAAGAGTAGCAGTCAGCAATATGAACAATTATACATCTGCTTCCCCTGCAGGATAAACCTCTAAATGATCTCAGGTTCAAGAGATAAACCTTTTTATGTTGCATGTTCAactataattatatataatatataattttgAAAATGTCTATAAATGACAGCAGGTTCTTGCATGGCCACTTAAGGGTGAATCCAAAAGTAAGAAAATCTCTTGGacctctgtgttaaaatgaCCAACACTTTACATAAACACAGTAAATTATGTTTTACAAATCAGATCTTTGCAACAACATACATAACCAATAGAGTTTCTTTCTCTATAGAATCTGAACCAatattaagttaaaaaaaacaaataagattCAAATGgaggtgcacacacatacttcaTCTTAATTTTGTTCTTTTAAACAAGCATTCTTTTACTGCTTAACCAGAAAAAATACTGTTCATgcagtcagcgtgtgtgtgggtgcCCACATTTTGGCCCCTTTTAGACCATGAGAATAATGTCTATGAAGTTATTATCTACACATCATCCTGCATCATTTATGACCATCTTTTCTAAAACTGGCACTAACCGCAGCAAACCCATGCGTGGACGCTCTGCTTTA
Encoded proteins:
- the uts2r4 gene encoding urotensin-2 receptor — its product is MNCTLNVTITPQLGLGVSPDAGNGGSQGNGGTAGGSGGLWVTSLLGATLMIMCAMGVAGNTYTLIITRSAALRRTGSMYVYIINLALADLLYLSTIPFVVCTYFAHDWLFGETGCRMLLSLDLLTMHASVFILVAMSLERYRAVARPFSAHRSSSRNRRISAGIIWGLAFVLTLPMMVMIRLREGKPTMAGLVKRICFPTWTPDAFKTYITVLFFTSVLVPGLIIVGLYVGLARRYWAAEARLGGSSRVARRRGLKQKVVSMIFSIVVAYWACFLPFWGWQLAKLFSPESLKTLSPAAHNYVNFFVTCLTYGNSCINPFLYTLLTRNYKDYLAQKGHSVGSSRADPGSVVTTPLQEL
- the LOC114439521 gene encoding arf-GAP with dual PH domain-containing protein 1, whose product is MSANERAARALREILQKPGNLVCADCGAPDPGWGSCSLGVFICLACSGIHRNIPDISKVKSLSLSRWEDHEIQFMAENGNEIMKSKYEATVPVYYYKPTHKDCQVLREQWIRAKYERKEFCEPANNLTYEEGTRDGMLMKRGRDNGQFLSRRFVLSEREGTLKYFTKYDAKEPKAVIKVDTINATFQPEKIGNPNGLQITYLKDYSTRNIFLYHDRGKEIVDWFNSIRAVQLHYLKVAFPVATDAELVPKLTRNFLKEGYMEKTGPRQTEGFKKRWFTLDHRRLMYFKDPLDAFAKGEVFLGNRDHGYNASPGLPAGNHCNGAWQHGITIETPDRCFLFTCETESDQQDWLKHFNNVLNAQMSPQEYAMEAFFKRRH